A genome region from Alicyclobacillus acidocaldarius subsp. acidocaldarius DSM 446 includes the following:
- a CDS encoding MFS transporter, with the protein MDLQATRPANPVEDAKWSPFHLKLTIYSSGGPFLDGYILSIVAVALTQLTPELHLNAMWSGLVGASALIGIFIGGLLGYVTDRFGRQLMYTIDFVLLIVASILQFFVHSAWELFALRVVLGIAVGADYPIATSLLTEFAPRKHRGMMLGVTVIAWYVGATVAYLVGQWLLPIGPDAWRYMLASSAVPGIALVILRLGTPESPRWLLQQGRAREALKVLRDIYGPGASLKHIAVPDEKRTRTSYLTLFNRTYWKRTLYVSGFFTAAVAPLFAMLTFGPTLLDEYHVLSGSSGYGSALISVLFIVGCVPALWFLNRLGRRATMIASFAVMTVGMLLLGLFPKGPLWVIGLGFLLYALFSGGPNIMEWLAPNELFPTEVRGTAVGVTTCISRLGAVAGTYLLPWALARYGVGPTMLVGALVTFGGFLICLFLAPETRGLTLNAASVGEDVEMESAWRSSERRLRVGR; encoded by the coding sequence ATGGATCTGCAAGCGACAAGGCCGGCCAATCCCGTCGAAGACGCGAAGTGGAGTCCGTTTCACCTGAAGCTCACCATCTATTCGTCTGGCGGGCCGTTTCTCGACGGGTACATCCTGAGCATCGTCGCCGTGGCGCTCACGCAGTTGACGCCTGAACTGCACCTCAACGCCATGTGGAGCGGGCTCGTTGGTGCATCGGCACTCATCGGCATCTTCATCGGCGGACTGCTCGGATACGTGACGGATCGGTTTGGGCGTCAGCTCATGTACACCATCGATTTCGTGTTGCTCATCGTGGCCTCGATTTTGCAGTTCTTTGTGCACAGTGCCTGGGAGCTCTTCGCCTTGCGCGTGGTGCTCGGCATCGCAGTCGGCGCGGATTATCCCATCGCGACGTCGCTTCTGACCGAGTTCGCGCCGCGCAAACATCGCGGCATGATGCTCGGCGTGACGGTCATCGCGTGGTACGTGGGCGCCACGGTCGCGTATCTGGTGGGGCAGTGGCTTTTGCCCATCGGGCCGGACGCATGGCGGTACATGCTGGCGTCGAGCGCGGTGCCGGGCATCGCGCTCGTGATTCTGCGGCTCGGGACGCCGGAGTCACCCCGTTGGCTGCTGCAGCAGGGCCGGGCGCGCGAAGCGCTGAAGGTGCTTCGCGACATCTACGGGCCGGGAGCCAGCCTGAAGCACATCGCGGTGCCGGATGAGAAACGCACGCGCACCAGCTACCTGACGCTGTTCAATCGCACGTATTGGAAGCGAACGCTGTACGTGAGTGGATTTTTCACGGCCGCGGTCGCGCCGCTCTTCGCGATGCTGACGTTTGGCCCGACGCTCCTCGACGAGTACCACGTGCTCAGCGGATCGTCCGGGTACGGTTCGGCGCTCATCAGCGTGCTGTTCATCGTGGGGTGTGTGCCCGCGCTATGGTTTCTGAATCGCCTCGGGCGCAGGGCGACGATGATCGCCTCGTTTGCCGTCATGACCGTCGGCATGTTGCTCCTGGGACTGTTCCCGAAGGGGCCGCTTTGGGTCATCGGCCTCGGTTTTCTGCTGTACGCGCTGTTTTCCGGCGGGCCGAACATCATGGAGTGGCTTGCGCCGAACGAGTTGTTTCCTACGGAGGTGCGCGGCACCGCGGTTGGCGTGACGACCTGCATCAGCAGGCTGGGGGCCGTGGCCGGCACGTACCTCCTGCCGTGGGCTTTGGCTCGCTATGGCGTGGGTCCGACGATGTTGGTGGGGGCGCTCGTGACGTTCGGCGGATTCTTAATCTGCCTCTTCCTGGCGCCGGAGACGCGCGGCCTCACCCTGAACGCGGCGAGCGTCGGGGAGGACGTCGAGATGGAAAGTGCCTGGCGCTCCTCCGAACGCCGCCTGCGCGTCGGCCGCTGA
- a CDS encoding SGNH/GDSL hydrolase family protein: MKRRWQMGFLAFALVVSALWLPTSLTARAASSGLDGHESSGPQTISASVDANSTSTDASPTGSGVAPNPVPAPGNPAGSGTDANSSEGTNAPNAPAQDRVVRVLVIGSSVARGWKDPKGGGYLHRTFSALSALTPITYDVIDKAEPGKGVLSIRDTYVKWLETYQPQIVCIAWGGLDDLYQHTPFRVYDEQVRWQIQEALDHRAIVMLVTTPVSKASYTTYRAAQQALMESEIQVADSFHNPNVYVFNLFDQMKAYLQAHHESIQPLMHDSWHPNARGHALAAELLVKDILAKFPVTAPVFKAGPSTSSGHTEGGSAS, encoded by the coding sequence ATGAAACGGCGCTGGCAAATGGGGTTCTTGGCGTTTGCCCTCGTCGTAAGCGCGTTGTGGCTGCCCACGTCGCTCACCGCGCGAGCAGCGTCGAGTGGGTTGGATGGGCATGAATCATCCGGACCGCAGACCATCTCCGCATCTGTGGACGCAAACTCCACATCCACGGACGCCTCGCCGACGGGCTCAGGCGTGGCGCCGAATCCGGTGCCCGCGCCCGGCAACCCGGCGGGGAGCGGAACGGATGCCAATTCGAGCGAGGGAACCAACGCGCCGAACGCTCCTGCGCAGGACCGCGTCGTGCGGGTGCTCGTCATCGGCTCGTCCGTCGCGCGCGGCTGGAAGGATCCCAAGGGCGGGGGCTATCTGCATCGGACGTTTTCGGCCCTCTCCGCGCTGACGCCCATCACGTATGACGTGATCGACAAGGCAGAGCCGGGCAAGGGCGTGCTCAGCATTCGAGATACGTACGTGAAGTGGCTGGAAACGTACCAGCCGCAGATTGTGTGCATCGCGTGGGGCGGCCTGGATGACCTGTATCAACACACGCCGTTTCGCGTGTACGACGAACAGGTGCGATGGCAAATCCAGGAGGCGCTTGATCATCGCGCCATCGTCATGCTTGTGACGACGCCCGTGTCCAAGGCGTCGTACACCACGTACCGGGCGGCGCAACAGGCGCTCATGGAGAGCGAGATTCAGGTGGCGGACAGCTTCCACAACCCGAATGTGTACGTCTTCAACCTGTTTGACCAGATGAAGGCGTATCTCCAGGCTCACCACGAAAGCATCCAGCCGCTGATGCACGACAGCTGGCATCCCAATGCGAGAGGCCATGCGCTCGCGGCCGAGCTTTTGGTGAAGGACATCCTCGCGAAATTCCCTGTCACCGCACCCGTATTCAAGGCGGGACCATCCACCTCGTCGGGCCATACCGAGGGCGGATCGGCATCCTGA
- a CDS encoding fumarate hydratase: MATKAFDSLLELITETSTNLPPDVRRSIKRAQLQEELGSRASIALNTIIDNIISAEEDVQPICQDTGMPTFIVHCPVGFNQIEFEKEIRRAVAEATRLGKLRPNSVDPLTGKNTGDNLGEGTPIVHFHQWEKDEVEVKLILKGGGCENKNIQYALPTELPGLGRAGRDLDGVRKCILHAVYQAQGQGCSAGFIGVCIGGDRTSGYEAAKEQLFRPLDDVNPNPQLAELEQYIMEKANQLDIGTMGFGGRVTLLGCKIGVRNRIPASFFVSVAYNCWAFRRLGVVLDPETGEIRRWLYKDGEGQLERPKQAFSTENAIVLQAPISEEQIRKLKVGDVVLIRGEIHTGRDELHKYLMHHDSPVDLRGGILYHCGPVMLKDENGEWHVKAAGPTTSSREEPYQADIIEKFGIRAVIGKGGMGEKTLQGLKKSGAVYLNAIGGAAQFYARCVTKVKGVDFLEQFGIPEAMWHLEVDNFPAIVTMDAHGNSLHKEVAEESMVKLEDLKDPVFV, translated from the coding sequence GTGGCGACGAAAGCGTTTGATAGTCTACTGGAACTCATCACGGAGACCTCCACGAATCTGCCGCCCGACGTGCGCCGGTCCATCAAGCGGGCGCAGCTTCAGGAGGAATTGGGCAGCCGCGCATCCATCGCCCTGAACACCATCATCGACAACATCATCTCCGCAGAGGAGGACGTGCAGCCCATCTGCCAGGACACGGGCATGCCGACCTTCATTGTCCATTGTCCGGTCGGTTTCAACCAAATCGAGTTCGAGAAAGAGATTCGTCGGGCCGTGGCCGAAGCGACGCGCCTTGGCAAGTTGCGGCCGAACTCGGTCGATCCGCTCACCGGCAAGAACACCGGCGACAATCTCGGCGAGGGCACGCCCATCGTGCACTTCCACCAGTGGGAGAAAGACGAGGTCGAGGTGAAACTGATTCTGAAGGGCGGGGGCTGCGAGAACAAGAACATCCAGTACGCGCTTCCCACTGAGCTTCCCGGCCTCGGCCGCGCGGGGCGCGATCTCGACGGCGTCCGCAAGTGCATCCTGCACGCGGTCTACCAGGCGCAGGGCCAAGGGTGCAGCGCGGGCTTCATCGGCGTTTGTATCGGCGGCGACCGCACGAGCGGCTACGAGGCGGCGAAGGAGCAATTGTTCCGGCCTCTGGACGACGTCAACCCGAATCCGCAGCTGGCAGAACTTGAGCAGTACATCATGGAGAAGGCGAATCAGCTCGACATCGGCACCATGGGCTTCGGGGGTCGGGTGACGCTCCTAGGGTGCAAGATTGGCGTGCGCAACCGGATTCCTGCGAGCTTCTTCGTCTCTGTGGCGTACAACTGCTGGGCCTTCCGGCGCCTGGGCGTGGTGCTCGATCCCGAGACGGGCGAAATCCGGCGCTGGCTGTACAAGGACGGCGAGGGCCAGCTCGAGCGGCCGAAACAGGCCTTTTCGACGGAGAACGCGATTGTCCTTCAGGCGCCCATCAGCGAGGAGCAGATCCGCAAGCTGAAGGTGGGTGACGTGGTGCTCATCCGGGGCGAGATCCACACGGGCCGCGACGAGCTCCACAAGTACCTCATGCACCACGATTCGCCCGTGGATCTCCGCGGCGGCATCCTGTATCACTGCGGGCCGGTCATGCTGAAGGACGAGAACGGCGAGTGGCATGTCAAAGCCGCGGGGCCGACGACGAGTTCGCGCGAGGAGCCTTACCAGGCCGACATCATCGAGAAATTCGGCATTCGCGCGGTCATCGGCAAGGGCGGCATGGGCGAGAAGACGCTGCAGGGTCTCAAGAAGTCGGGCGCTGTGTACCTGAACGCCATCGGCGGCGCGGCGCAATTCTACGCGCGGTGCGTGACGAAGGTGAAAGGCGTGGACTTCCTCGAGCAGTTCGGCATTCCCGAGGCGATGTGGCATCTCGAGGTGGACAACTTCCCAGCCATCGTCACGATGGACGCGCACGGGAACAGCTTGCACAAGGAAGTCGCCGAGGAGTCCATGGTCAAGCTTGAGGACCTCAAGGATCCTGTGTTTGTGTGA
- a CDS encoding peptidyl-prolyl cis-trans isomerase produces MALKKERWISGFVGAAAGALVVGGVWFGTYAAHGGGSVVAMVGKTPITRQELAQQSEAYAGSAMLEELIANALIEQAAAKQHVTATNAEINQQLTAIEMQNGITSDAQLNSLLAQNHMTKAQFLNQIRDNILASKLAEAQVHVTDKQIASYYKQNASMFTVPETRKIAIIAVKTKADAEKALTEIQSGTPFASVAKSVSIDAATRSKGGLLGTFSLDELKAGDPAIASTAFALKAGAVSDPVKVQGGYDIVQCQAITPQHVEPLSAVRSQIIQAIKQQNAESETKLVAQLAKSADIRILDPSYEAVLTAIKNPTST; encoded by the coding sequence ATGGCATTGAAGAAGGAACGGTGGATTTCCGGGTTCGTCGGCGCGGCCGCGGGGGCGCTGGTCGTGGGCGGCGTGTGGTTTGGCACGTATGCGGCACACGGGGGCGGCTCGGTGGTGGCGATGGTGGGCAAGACCCCCATCACGAGACAGGAGCTCGCGCAGCAGTCGGAGGCCTATGCCGGATCGGCCATGCTGGAGGAGCTCATCGCCAATGCCCTGATTGAGCAGGCGGCGGCCAAACAGCACGTCACGGCGACGAATGCGGAGATCAATCAGCAACTCACCGCCATCGAGATGCAGAACGGCATCACGTCGGATGCGCAGTTGAATTCGCTGCTTGCCCAGAACCACATGACGAAGGCGCAGTTTCTGAATCAAATTCGCGACAACATCCTCGCTTCGAAGCTCGCTGAGGCGCAGGTTCACGTGACGGACAAGCAGATTGCGTCGTACTACAAGCAGAACGCGTCCATGTTCACGGTGCCCGAGACGCGCAAGATCGCCATCATCGCGGTAAAGACGAAGGCAGATGCGGAGAAGGCCCTCACGGAAATCCAGTCGGGGACGCCCTTCGCTTCCGTGGCGAAGTCCGTCTCTATCGACGCGGCCACCCGCTCCAAAGGCGGCCTGCTCGGAACCTTCAGCCTTGATGAACTGAAGGCGGGCGATCCCGCCATTGCATCCACGGCCTTCGCCCTCAAGGCCGGCGCGGTGAGCGACCCGGTCAAGGTGCAGGGCGGATACGACATCGTGCAGTGCCAAGCCATCACGCCGCAGCACGTGGAGCCGCTGTCCGCCGTTCGCTCGCAGATTATCCAGGCCATCAAGCAGCAGAATGCCGAAAGCGAGACGAAGCTTGTGGCGCAGCTCGCGAAGTCGGCCGATATTCGAATCCTCGACCCGTCGTACGAGGCGGTGCTCACGGCCATCAAGAACCCGACATCGACTTGA
- the lysA gene encoding diaminopimelate decarboxylase translates to MKSEHLLDVRPRVDAHFPRDEKGHLLIGGVSAVDLVAQFGTPLIAYDEGLIRDTIRAFHRVFQDEGVPYQISYASKAFCTMAICQLAHEEGLGIDVVSGGELYTALAAGVPASKLHMHGNNKTPEELEYAIESGIGAVIVDNFDEIDLLADILQETGRTVDVLVRVAPGVEAHTHDYISTGQQDSKFGFDLASHQVEEAFSRLKEVERARVIGVHAHIGSQIFDVEGFRLLADRMAGVYEDGLRRFGLPFSVLNLGGGFGIPYTDEDAPPVADLVRGVIRAAKAAFAARGMDVPVLWIEPGRSIVGPAGVTLYRVGSRKVIPGVRNYVAIDGGMTDNPRLALYGAKYHACYANRAADPPDRPWSVAGKCCESGDMLIWDLPLPDPQPGDLLAVFATGAYTYAMASHYNRIPKPAVVFCRDGEARLVARRETWADVARLDVPLR, encoded by the coding sequence GTGAAATCAGAGCACCTGTTGGACGTGAGGCCGAGGGTGGACGCGCATTTTCCGCGAGACGAAAAGGGTCATCTTCTCATCGGCGGGGTGAGCGCGGTCGATCTCGTGGCACAGTTCGGCACGCCGCTCATCGCGTACGACGAGGGGCTGATTCGCGATACCATCCGCGCGTTTCACCGCGTGTTTCAAGACGAAGGCGTGCCCTATCAGATTTCTTACGCCAGCAAGGCCTTCTGCACCATGGCCATCTGCCAACTCGCGCACGAGGAGGGCTTGGGCATCGACGTGGTGTCCGGCGGCGAGTTGTACACCGCGCTCGCGGCCGGCGTGCCGGCGAGCAAGCTCCACATGCATGGCAACAACAAAACGCCGGAGGAACTCGAATACGCCATTGAGAGCGGCATCGGGGCCGTGATCGTGGACAATTTCGACGAGATCGATCTCCTGGCCGATATCCTTCAAGAAACCGGGCGCACGGTCGATGTCCTGGTGCGGGTGGCGCCAGGTGTCGAGGCGCACACGCACGACTACATCTCCACCGGGCAGCAGGACTCCAAGTTTGGCTTCGATCTCGCCAGCCACCAGGTGGAGGAGGCCTTTTCGCGGCTCAAAGAGGTGGAACGCGCGCGGGTCATCGGCGTGCATGCGCACATCGGATCGCAGATCTTCGATGTGGAGGGCTTTCGACTGCTCGCCGATCGAATGGCGGGCGTGTACGAAGACGGCCTGCGCCGGTTCGGCCTGCCCTTTTCCGTGCTCAACCTGGGTGGCGGGTTTGGCATCCCGTACACGGATGAGGATGCGCCGCCGGTGGCCGATCTCGTCCGGGGTGTGATCCGCGCCGCCAAGGCGGCCTTTGCGGCGCGAGGCATGGACGTGCCGGTGCTCTGGATTGAACCCGGCCGAAGCATCGTCGGGCCCGCGGGCGTGACGCTGTACCGCGTGGGCAGTCGCAAGGTCATTCCGGGCGTGCGGAATTACGTCGCCATCGACGGGGGCATGACGGACAACCCGCGCCTGGCGCTCTATGGCGCGAAGTACCACGCGTGTTACGCAAATCGGGCGGCGGATCCGCCGGATCGCCCGTGGTCGGTGGCGGGCAAGTGCTGCGAGAGCGGGGACATGCTCATCTGGGATCTCCCGCTTCCGGATCCGCAGCCGGGGGATCTCCTCGCCGTCTTCGCGACCGGCGCGTACACGTATGCGATGGCGAGCCACTACAACCGCATTCCCAAGCCCGCCGTCGTGTTTTGCCGCGATGGCGAGGCGCGCCTCGTGGCGCGGCGCGAGACGTGGGCGGACGTGGCGCGGCTCGATGTGCCGCTTCGGTGA
- a CDS encoding acyltransferase, translating to MSQAQAKKPHLHEVDLMRACIILGVICVHVLSSFNVRTPDGSWMDVSSGILMMTFHFTREAFMFITGLVLFYTYYDRPFTATSFWKKRFLLIAIPYIAWTAIYILFQGTFLKGFEWTASYLVHTFLTSLATANQYFLYFLLVSMQLYVVFPLMVRWLKRSERHHRAIVAAAFFVEIGIMIWNQASLQFVNVYQLPEWLRILVRYRDRDIFTYEFWFIAGAMFAIYYPRVKAWAMSHARTLFWTWLGMWCLLFGIYFLNRDGFHLTGGEIVDTLQPVMVPYSLAVALVLWRIGLGWQARRARGLMPRASRVIRFFGGVSFGIFLIHPIALRFVELLADQIHVSLPVQYAMLPIWIALTYVSSGIAAYLIGKIPFVGYIVGEKAGLPKSMARKTASSVAG from the coding sequence GTGAGCCAGGCCCAGGCGAAGAAACCGCATCTTCACGAGGTCGATCTGATGCGGGCCTGCATCATCTTGGGCGTCATCTGTGTGCATGTCCTGTCGAGTTTCAACGTTCGCACGCCGGACGGATCGTGGATGGACGTGTCCTCTGGCATTCTGATGATGACGTTCCATTTCACGCGCGAAGCGTTCATGTTCATCACCGGCCTCGTTCTCTTCTACACCTATTACGATCGCCCATTCACCGCCACGTCGTTTTGGAAGAAGCGGTTTCTGCTCATCGCCATTCCGTACATTGCGTGGACGGCCATTTACATTCTGTTTCAAGGGACGTTTCTCAAGGGGTTCGAGTGGACCGCGTCTTATCTCGTCCACACGTTCCTCACGAGCCTGGCCACCGCGAATCAATATTTCCTGTATTTTCTTCTCGTCTCCATGCAACTATACGTCGTGTTTCCGCTGATGGTGCGCTGGCTCAAGCGCTCGGAGCGGCATCATCGGGCGATTGTCGCGGCCGCCTTTTTCGTCGAGATCGGCATCATGATCTGGAATCAGGCCTCGCTGCAGTTCGTGAACGTATATCAGTTGCCTGAGTGGCTCCGCATCCTCGTGCGATATCGGGATCGCGACATCTTCACGTACGAGTTCTGGTTCATCGCGGGCGCGATGTTCGCCATCTATTATCCGCGCGTCAAGGCGTGGGCCATGTCGCACGCGCGTACGCTCTTCTGGACGTGGCTTGGCATGTGGTGCCTGCTCTTTGGCATCTACTTTCTCAATCGAGATGGGTTCCACCTCACGGGAGGGGAGATTGTCGACACGCTGCAGCCTGTCATGGTGCCCTACAGCCTGGCGGTGGCGCTTGTGCTGTGGCGCATCGGGCTTGGCTGGCAAGCTCGGCGAGCCCGGGGGCTCATGCCGCGCGCGAGCCGCGTCATCCGCTTTTTTGGCGGCGTGAGCTTCGGCATCTTTCTCATTCACCCCATTGCGCTTCGCTTCGTCGAGCTCCTGGCGGACCAGATTCATGTCTCGCTCCCTGTGCAGTACGCCATGCTGCCCATCTGGATTGCGTTGACCTACGTGTCCTCCGGCATCGCCGCGTACCTCATCGGAAAGATTCCGTTCGTCGGATACATCGTCGGCGAAAAGGCGGGCCTGCCGAAGTCCATGGCGCGCAAGACCGCCTCCAGTGTGGCGGGATGA
- a CDS encoding DUF378 domain-containing protein — MRWNPVDWIAWALIVIGGINWGLIGFANYNLVGAIFGATWLSQFVYALVGLGALWQLVAVLVKSQAVRT, encoded by the coding sequence GTGCGCTGGAACCCCGTGGACTGGATCGCCTGGGCGCTCATCGTCATTGGGGGCATCAACTGGGGCCTGATTGGATTCGCCAACTACAACCTCGTGGGTGCCATCTTCGGCGCAACCTGGCTCTCGCAGTTCGTGTACGCGCTCGTCGGGCTCGGCGCCCTCTGGCAACTGGTGGCCGTCCTGGTGAAGAGTCAGGCCGTGAGAACGTGA
- a CDS encoding VOC family protein, translating to MSIARIVPYLSFQGNAEEALHFYAEVFGGDVVELRRYEDMPGAQIPEHYRTKVLHARLKLGDAWLFISDVFPRDGVLPERSAVSLMVEFSAESEMDAVYTRLVKEAKVHMPLQKTFWGAKYAKLTDQFGITWDLNCQL from the coding sequence ATGTCGATTGCTCGGATCGTCCCATACCTGAGTTTCCAGGGGAACGCGGAAGAAGCCCTGCACTTTTATGCAGAAGTGTTTGGGGGCGACGTGGTGGAGTTGCGCCGTTATGAAGACATGCCTGGTGCACAGATTCCTGAACACTATCGGACGAAGGTCTTGCATGCGCGGCTCAAATTGGGCGATGCGTGGTTGTTCATTTCGGACGTTTTTCCGAGGGACGGGGTACTCCCAGAGCGCAGTGCGGTCAGTTTGATGGTCGAGTTTTCGGCCGAATCGGAGATGGATGCCGTCTATACCCGTTTGGTGAAAGAAGCCAAAGTTCATATGCCGCTGCAGAAGACGTTTTGGGGTGCGAAATACGCGAAACTGACAGATCAATTCGGAATCACGTGGGACTTGAACTGTCAGCTGTGA
- a CDS encoding AMP-binding protein, whose protein sequence is MSNLNDALSRALADPSRSVVWDGRWYTCGEVRAHVEEIRSQLSALGVRPGHRVMVALPNSYAFVVSYLACLDHGAICVPANSEMPTGELERALARYRADYGIVAPAAGERWGDLLRAHRFTRGPSVDAERGQVVQIWQRSSGSAPEARQGTSEQQPAVLMFTSGTTGEPKGVLLTHGHLFAAVQNVMRSHELTASDVAYCILPLFHINGQVIVLLSTLVSGGRIVMRDKFHASLFWDDIRHHGVTWVSCVPTILSIVAKRPVPKEALGTLRFLRSASAPLTPAVAARMEAACGVPVIEAYGMTEAAGQICTNPLPPGARKPGSVGKPVGMSLLIVDAERKPVAPYELGEIAIRGANVIEHYEGMEPAPDYGYGPGWIYTGDLGYMDEDGYVYITGRAKEMINRAGEKISPREIEDVLNAHEAVARSAVVGLPDPLYGERAVAWVVPEEPDAIDADALRAELESLCAAHLARPKRPSQIVIARSLPVNATGKVQKHVLRNLEPRDRLA, encoded by the coding sequence ATGTCCAATCTAAACGACGCGTTGTCGCGCGCGCTCGCCGATCCGTCGCGATCCGTCGTCTGGGACGGCCGCTGGTACACGTGCGGCGAGGTCCGCGCACACGTTGAGGAGATCCGGTCTCAGCTCTCCGCCCTCGGCGTGCGTCCCGGGCATCGTGTGATGGTGGCCCTGCCGAACTCGTACGCGTTTGTGGTGAGCTATCTCGCGTGTCTGGACCACGGCGCCATCTGCGTGCCCGCCAACAGCGAAATGCCGACGGGCGAGCTCGAACGAGCGCTTGCCCGCTACCGGGCGGATTACGGCATCGTTGCGCCTGCGGCCGGCGAACGGTGGGGCGACTTGCTTCGTGCGCACCGCTTCACCCGCGGGCCCTCTGTGGACGCCGAACGCGGGCAGGTGGTTCAAATCTGGCAACGCTCCTCTGGGTCTGCGCCCGAGGCGCGGCAAGGCACCTCAGAACAGCAGCCGGCCGTGCTCATGTTCACGTCCGGCACGACGGGCGAGCCCAAAGGTGTGCTTCTGACGCACGGACACCTTTTTGCAGCCGTGCAGAACGTGATGCGGAGCCATGAGCTCACTGCGTCGGACGTCGCATACTGCATCTTGCCGCTCTTTCACATCAACGGCCAGGTGATTGTCCTCCTGTCGACGCTCGTGTCGGGCGGCCGGATCGTCATGCGCGACAAGTTCCACGCCTCCTTGTTCTGGGACGACATCCGCCACCACGGCGTCACCTGGGTCTCCTGCGTCCCGACGATTTTGTCCATCGTCGCCAAGCGCCCGGTGCCCAAGGAGGCGCTCGGCACGCTCCGTTTTCTGCGATCCGCCTCCGCGCCGCTCACGCCGGCGGTGGCCGCGCGGATGGAAGCGGCTTGCGGCGTGCCGGTCATTGAGGCGTACGGCATGACGGAGGCTGCGGGGCAGATCTGCACCAATCCGCTGCCGCCGGGCGCGCGGAAGCCGGGATCGGTCGGCAAGCCGGTCGGGATGTCCCTTCTCATTGTCGACGCGGAGCGCAAGCCTGTCGCGCCTTATGAACTCGGTGAAATTGCCATCCGCGGCGCCAATGTCATCGAGCACTACGAGGGCATGGAGCCTGCGCCCGACTACGGCTACGGCCCGGGTTGGATTTACACGGGCGATCTCGGCTACATGGATGAGGATGGCTACGTGTACATCACCGGGCGCGCGAAGGAGATGATCAATCGCGCGGGCGAGAAGATTTCGCCGCGGGAAATTGAGGACGTGCTGAACGCGCACGAGGCGGTGGCGCGCTCCGCCGTGGTGGGGCTCCCGGACCCGCTCTACGGGGAGCGGGCCGTGGCGTGGGTGGTGCCGGAGGAACCGGATGCCATCGACGCGGACGCCTTGCGGGCCGAGCTGGAGTCGCTCTGCGCGGCGCATCTCGCCAGGCCCAAGCGGCCGTCCCAGATCGTCATCGCGCGATCCCTGCCGGTGAACGCGACGGGCAAGGTGCAGAAACACGTGTTGCGCAACTTGGAGCCGCGTGATAGGCTTGCTTGA